A genomic window from Salvia hispanica cultivar TCC Black 2014 chromosome 5, UniMelb_Shisp_WGS_1.0, whole genome shotgun sequence includes:
- the LOC125188321 gene encoding wall-associated receptor kinase-like 1: MSDSRVGITKPEERRLTIDLLKTPYRLSDDNWINAIGCDFMAVGIIGEDKRSSIRSSCAAICYMQGNSMCHYGPVSFGGDGCCRVPIPRGTTYLEANLTELSERRTNIDVSCSYSFIKYIKEVDSYSTGFPFMKNASDFRLDKVSEKPSMGLDWRIGVDNCKDAVKDHAKFVCQDNSDCVDFDATLGGYLCNCSKGYKGNPYLNLGCQGVGSGLGFVLIFLVVYWLYKLLQKRKNEMVKEKFFKRNGGLFLQQQANECTLGKTKVFSAKELEVATDDFNESRIVGQGGQGVVYKGMLYDGKLVAIKKSRLVEENQLEQFINEVVILSQLNHKNVVKLLGCCLETEVPMLVYEFMPNGTLFGIIHDQSSEFLCTWNMRLKIAADIAGALVYLHYASSVPIYHRDIKSSNILLDEKYVVKISDFGTSRSVAQDQTHFTTLVKGTFGYFDPEYFQSSQFTEKSDVYSFGVVLVELLSGQRPISFDKPEEERGLATWFLTCMEGKCVEKILDPQILGQGKKKEVILVAKLAQRCLNLKGRMRPTMKEVATELETFRISGMSSGV, encoded by the exons ATGTCAGACTCTCGAGTTGGAATTACTAAGCCAGAGGAGCGAAGATTGACTATTGACTTGTTGAAAACGCCGTATAGATTATCAGATGATAACTGGATCAATGCAATTGGCTGTGATTTTATGGCTGttgggattattggagagGACAAACGTAGTTCTATTCGCAGCAGTTGCGCCGCCATTTGTTATATGCAGGGTAACTCAATGTGCCATTATGGACCAGTATCATTTGGAGGTGATGGTTGTTGTAGAGTACCCATTCCAAGAG GTACGACTTACCTTGAAGCAAATTTGACCGAGCTTAGTGAACGACGCACAAATATTGATGTTTCTTGCAGCTACTCCTTCATTAAATACATTAAAGAAGTTGATAGTTATAGTACTGGATTTCCGTTTATGAAGAACGCATCGGACTTCCGACTTGATAAGGTATCGGAAAAACCGAGCATGGGTTTAGATTGGAGGATTGGAGTGGATAATTGCAAAGATGCAGTGAAGGATCATGCTAAGTTCGTGTGTCAAGATAACAGTGattgtgttgattttgatgcTACGCTAGGAGGATACCTCTGCAACTGCTCCAAAGGATACAAAGGAAATCCTTACCTTAATCTAGGGTGCCAAG gTGTAGGATCTGGATTGGGGTTTGTGCTTATATTCTTAGTGGTCTATTGGTTGTATAAACTAttgcaaaagagaaagaatGAAATGGTTAAAGAGAAATTCTTCAAACGAAACGGTGGTCTTTTCTTGCAACAACAGGCAAATGAATGCACACttggaaaaacaaaagtttTTTCTGCAAAAGAATTAGAGGTAGCCACAGATGACTTTAACGAAAGCAGAATTGTTGGACAAGGGGGCCAAGGCGTTGTCTACAAAGGTATGTTATATGATGGTAAGCTTgtggcaataaaaaaatcaaggtTGGTCGAGGAGAATCAATTAGAACAGTTTATAAATGAGGTGGTGATATTAtcacaactcaatcataaGAATGTGGTCAAATTATTAGGGTGTTGTTTAGAGACCGAGGTTCCTATGTTGGTTTATGAATTCATGCCAAATGGGACATTGTTTGGTATAATTCATGATCAGAGTAGTGAATTTCTATGTACATGGAACATGCGCTTGAAAATTGCAGCGGATATTGCAGGGGCACTAGTGTACTTACACTATGCATCTTCTGTGCCTATTTATCACAGAGACATCAAGTCTAGTAATATCCTCCTAGACGAAAAATATGTTGTCAAAATATCAGATTTTGGAACTTCAAGATCAGTTGCTCAAGATCAAACTCACTTTACTACTCTAGTTAAAGGAActtttggatattttgatCCAGAGTATTTTCAGTCGAGTCAATTCACAGAAAAGAGTGATGTTTATAGTTTTGGGGTAGTTCTTGTTGAGCTTCTTTCTGGGCAAAGGCCGATATCATTCGACAAACCAGAAGAGGAGAGAGGTCTAGCAACATGGTTTCTTACATGCATGGAAGGAAAATGTGTGGAAAAAATTTTAGATCCTCAAATTTTGGGGcaaggaaaaaagaaagaggtGATTCTAGTTGCGAAGCTAGCGCAAAGATGTTTGAACCTAAAAGGGAGAATGCGACCAACTATGAAAGAAGTGGCTACAGAATTGGAAACTTTTAGGATTTCTGGAATGTCTAGTGGTGTTTAA